The following coding sequences are from one Syntrophorhabdales bacterium window:
- a CDS encoding flagellar motor protein MotB, which translates to MRKKKPEEHENLERWLITYADLITLLLAFFILMYTMSKQDSKKYQEVAAHLKAIFSGSHAILATGNVAGKAPIELSFKGGAENVAALKEQLEKELREIGDKGAADGMQNISLVSDERGLVVRAMEKAFFDTGRADLTSRARSALDGIAPVLVGMPNHVRVEGHTDNVPISTSEFRSNWELSVRRATEVVRYLVERRHFPPDRISASGYAEYRPIASNDTPEDRATNRRIEIIIVNVAENKPKAPAAPPPETPPNKQ; encoded by the coding sequence GTGAGAAAGAAGAAACCGGAGGAGCACGAGAACCTCGAGCGCTGGCTGATCACTTACGCCGACCTGATCACGCTCCTCCTTGCTTTCTTCATCCTGATGTACACGATGTCCAAACAGGACTCCAAGAAATATCAGGAGGTCGCAGCGCACCTGAAAGCGATATTCTCCGGAAGCCATGCCATTCTGGCGACAGGCAACGTCGCAGGCAAGGCGCCAATAGAACTTTCATTCAAGGGCGGAGCGGAGAATGTTGCAGCCCTTAAGGAACAGTTAGAAAAAGAACTGCGGGAGATTGGAGACAAGGGCGCAGCTGATGGGATGCAGAATATTTCGCTCGTTTCTGATGAGCGGGGTCTCGTGGTCCGTGCTATGGAGAAAGCGTTCTTTGATACAGGTAGGGCTGATCTCACCTCCAGGGCGCGAAGCGCTCTGGACGGGATAGCGCCGGTCCTCGTGGGTATGCCTAATCATGTGCGCGTGGAAGGGCACACAGACAATGTGCCGATCAGTACGAGCGAGTTCAGATCAAACTGGGAGTTGTCTGTGAGACGGGCGACAGAGGTGGTGAGATACCTGGTAGAGCGACGTCATTTTCCACCAGACCGTATTTCTGCATCGGGTTATGCGGAATACCGCCCCATAGCTTCCAATGACACACCGGAAGATCGCGCCACCAACAGGCGCATCGAGATCATAATAGTGAACGTTGCCGAGAATAAGCCGAAGGCACCGGCTGCCCCTCCTCCGGAGACGCCACCCAACAAGCAGTAG
- a CDS encoding MotA/TolQ/ExbB proton channel family protein, with amino-acid sequence EERHKSGAAFFQKLGGFSPTLGIMGTVLGLIHALGNIENASNIAASIAGAFIATLWGVALANLIYLPISDKLKAKHQDEGLCLEIITEGVMSLAMGDNPRVIRMKLLSFLIPDMRTEED; translated from the coding sequence TGAGGAACGGCACAAGTCGGGCGCCGCGTTCTTTCAGAAACTGGGCGGCTTTTCTCCGACCCTCGGCATTATGGGGACTGTGCTCGGTCTCATCCATGCCCTCGGAAATATCGAGAACGCCTCAAACATCGCTGCTTCCATTGCCGGCGCATTCATAGCCACCTTGTGGGGTGTCGCGCTCGCCAACCTCATATACCTCCCGATCTCTGACAAGTTGAAAGCCAAGCATCAGGACGAGGGCCTCTGCCTTGAAATCATTACAGAGGGCGTCATGTCTCTTGCCATGGGGGATAACCCCCGGGTCATCAGAATGAAACTGCTCTCTTTCCTAATCCCTGATATGAGAACGGAGGAGGACTAG